A DNA window from Sulfitobacter noctilucicola contains the following coding sequences:
- a CDS encoding alpha/beta fold hydrolase: MTPSDPADDGLPALVDLTYSATTDPGRYDELVHVWERYLERLSPGEIEDDNGHHLRHFNQALEIFEKIGRQQQSQNRAEAVVGSFKTPAFLIDAAGRVSHSNASDGVLHLQDARGDGGGQAGVQFDAHALKTAIAELHQGAAVSLLPMYDADHRLVDCAVLSGLESHGSEPERYLLVASGPKINADHLAILQDRFGLSASETDVLAALHDGLSVAQISQNRGVEVATTRTQVRKLLEKTGSATLADLIRQATQISAQMTSVGIARKLSEPGTFGQAEYDRILTADGRLLAYREFGDRKGRPVLFIHNMMGGAIWPAGMEQLAQAKGWRVIAPSRPGFGLSDSYPARDLELVRKSCSDMRALLDHLMVDQVLVVGMMSSAGLGIRFAKDHADRVRALLNVGHAGLMDDRLIDAMANPSRAMAKTYRKSPTALRFLIRVAVASVDLLGPRQMLRSNFQRSDPDIELLKDTALVDAIGEGLQHAIAQGGEAFSRDGFVALHDWREDVAALNCPATCLLGEQDAMYPQAEARRLMADLPNYALEVFPDAGQFVFYGHSAKAFQLMDRLWHTNGNIFAA, from the coding sequence ATGACACCGTCAGACCCCGCTGATGATGGTCTGCCCGCGCTGGTGGACCTGACCTATTCCGCGACGACAGATCCCGGGCGGTATGATGAGCTGGTGCATGTCTGGGAACGGTATCTTGAGCGGCTTTCACCAGGCGAGATCGAGGACGACAACGGGCACCATCTGCGTCACTTCAATCAGGCATTAGAGATATTCGAGAAGATCGGAAGGCAACAGCAGAGCCAGAACCGGGCGGAGGCGGTGGTCGGTTCGTTCAAAACGCCTGCGTTTCTGATCGATGCCGCCGGTCGGGTGTCGCATTCGAATGCGTCGGACGGTGTGTTGCACTTGCAGGACGCGAGGGGCGATGGTGGGGGGCAGGCGGGGGTTCAGTTTGATGCGCATGCGCTCAAGACCGCCATTGCAGAGCTACATCAGGGCGCGGCGGTCTCGTTGTTGCCTATGTATGACGCCGATCACCGTCTGGTCGATTGCGCGGTGTTGTCCGGTTTGGAGTCACACGGAAGCGAGCCGGAACGGTATTTGTTGGTTGCGAGCGGGCCAAAGATCAACGCGGACCATCTTGCGATCTTGCAAGACAGGTTCGGATTGAGCGCGTCAGAGACAGATGTTCTGGCCGCTTTGCATGATGGGTTGTCTGTGGCGCAGATTTCGCAAAACCGCGGGGTAGAGGTGGCAACCACGCGCACACAGGTGCGCAAGCTGCTCGAAAAGACTGGCAGTGCGACATTGGCTGATCTGATCCGGCAGGCAACTCAGATTTCGGCACAGATGACCAGCGTAGGGATTGCCCGCAAACTTTCTGAACCCGGAACGTTTGGGCAGGCAGAGTATGACCGTATTCTGACGGCAGACGGGCGTCTGCTGGCCTATAGGGAGTTCGGTGATCGAAAGGGCAGACCGGTTCTGTTTATTCACAACATGATGGGCGGCGCGATCTGGCCCGCCGGCATGGAGCAGTTGGCGCAGGCGAAGGGCTGGCGCGTCATTGCGCCTTCGCGGCCCGGATTTGGTTTGTCCGACAGCTATCCCGCGCGCGATCTGGAACTTGTGCGCAAGAGTTGTTCGGACATGCGTGCGCTGTTGGATCATTTAATGGTAGATCAGGTGCTGGTGGTCGGAATGATGTCGTCAGCGGGGCTTGGGATCAGGTTCGCCAAGGACCATGCGGACCGCGTGCGTGCGCTGTTGAATGTGGGGCATGCCGGATTGATGGACGACCGTCTGATTGATGCGATGGCAAACCCGTCTCGCGCCATGGCCAAGACCTATCGCAAATCCCCCACGGCACTGCGTTTCCTGATCCGCGTTGCAGTTGCCTCCGTTGATCTGCTGGGGCCACGCCAGATGTTGCGGTCCAATTTCCAACGCTCCGACCCAGATATTGAACTGCTGAAAGACACCGCACTGGTCGATGCGATCGGGGAGGGGTTGCAGCATGCGATTGCACAGGGCGGCGAAGCCTTTTCCCGCGACGGGTTTGTGGCGCTGCATGACTGGCGGGAGGATGTCGCCGCGTTGAATTGCCCTGCGACCTGCCTTTTGGGGGAACAGGATGCGATGTACCCACAGGCGGAAGCGCGCCGTCTGATGGCCGATTTGCCAAACTATGCTTTGGAAGTTTTTCCCGATGCAGGGCAGTTTGTGTTTTACGGGCATAGCGCCAAGGCTTTTCAACTTATGGATCGGTTGTGGCACACCAACGGCAATATTTTCGCGGCTTAG
- a CDS encoding TetR/AcrR family transcriptional regulator → MADGHIKVTRDDWLEAARQALIRDGVDTVKVMALASELNVSRSSFYWYFKNRDDLLGALLDQWEERNTHSILRQCARPAACINEAACNFFRCFIDPALFDRGLDFSVRAWARQDDQVRRRIDAADATRLDALEQMFMDHGSDATEADWRARMIYFMQLGYHALEVQETMEVRMARLPGYLEGFTGRAPTEAVMKDFLTFARHHAGQEA, encoded by the coding sequence ATGGCAGACGGACATATAAAGGTAACGCGTGACGATTGGTTGGAGGCGGCCAGACAAGCGCTGATCCGTGACGGCGTGGATACGGTAAAGGTCATGGCGCTTGCGTCTGAACTCAATGTGTCACGCTCCAGCTTCTATTGGTATTTTAAGAACCGCGATGACCTGCTGGGTGCCCTTCTGGATCAATGGGAAGAGCGGAACACCCATTCAATTCTACGCCAATGCGCACGCCCCGCCGCATGCATCAACGAGGCTGCCTGCAACTTTTTTCGCTGCTTCATTGACCCCGCGCTGTTTGATCGCGGGCTCGACTTTTCGGTGCGTGCATGGGCGCGTCAGGACGACCAAGTCCGCAGGCGCATAGACGCGGCGGATGCCACCCGACTGGACGCGTTGGAACAGATGTTCATGGATCATGGCAGCGACGCGACAGAGGCCGATTGGCGCGCCCGCATGATATATTTCATGCAACTGGGCTATCATGCGTTAGAAGTTCAGGAGACGATGGAGGTCCGCATGGCCCGCCTGCCCGGCTACCTTGAGGGCTTCACAGGCCGCGCCCCGACGGAAGCAGTAATGAAAGATTTCCTCACCTTTGCCAGACATCACGCAGGGCAGGAAGCCTGA
- a CDS encoding trimethylamine methyltransferase family protein, whose amino-acid sequence MARRGREKATAKRDVNYRQLRNPFPPMELFSKDEITSMHETALQTLEDLGIRVLLPQARDIFAKGGAGVKDEMVYIGRDMVEAALASAPKSIECRAGAPHRDIKLELGALTFQPGAGAPHATDLKRGRRPGSARDFNELVRLTQHFDVFQMVAPLIEPQDVPTHLRHYFTLETQLTHSDKFPFIFSRGTPQVMESFEMLANFRGLDADAFEATPHAYTIINTNSPRTLDIPMAQGLIDFAKQGQLSIVTPFTLMGAMAPITVAGAITLSHLEALAAITLTQLVRPGAPVCYGTFTSNVDMKSGSPAFGTPAHFQASLAAGQMARLTGLPWRSAAGSASNLNDVQAANENQMGLWGCLMAGASVIIHSAGWLEGGLSVSYEKLVTDAEVLNMIAELCAGAKAGTEEIGLDALQQVEPSGHFFAADQTMGRYRTEFYEPIVHDYANFGTWTDRGAQDANTRATSVWQDILTRGTGPSVDAARLSELQAYVATRTSAGGAPPES is encoded by the coding sequence ATGGCGCGCCGTGGCCGCGAGAAAGCAACCGCCAAACGCGATGTGAACTACCGACAATTGCGCAATCCGTTTCCACCGATGGAGCTGTTCTCGAAGGACGAGATCACATCGATGCATGAAACGGCGCTCCAAACTCTGGAGGATCTTGGCATACGGGTGCTGTTGCCACAGGCCCGCGATATTTTTGCCAAAGGCGGCGCAGGTGTCAAAGACGAGATGGTCTATATCGGGCGGGACATGGTTGAGGCCGCGCTGGCATCCGCGCCCAAGTCGATAGAGTGCCGTGCCGGCGCGCCACACCGCGACATCAAACTTGAACTGGGTGCCCTCACCTTTCAACCCGGTGCCGGCGCACCCCATGCCACCGATCTGAAGCGCGGCAGACGCCCCGGGTCGGCACGTGACTTCAACGAGCTGGTCCGCCTGACGCAACACTTTGATGTCTTTCAGATGGTAGCACCGCTGATTGAACCTCAGGATGTGCCAACACACCTGCGCCACTACTTCACGCTGGAAACGCAGCTAACCCATTCAGACAAATTCCCCTTCATCTTCTCGCGAGGTACACCGCAGGTGATGGAGAGCTTTGAGATGCTGGCAAACTTTCGCGGGCTGGACGCCGATGCATTTGAGGCCACGCCGCACGCCTACACGATTATCAACACCAACAGCCCGCGCACGCTCGACATTCCTATGGCGCAAGGGCTGATCGACTTTGCCAAACAGGGACAGCTGTCTATCGTGACGCCGTTTACCCTGATGGGGGCAATGGCACCGATCACAGTGGCAGGTGCAATTACGCTTAGCCATCTGGAAGCTTTAGCGGCAATCACCCTGACCCAGCTAGTCCGCCCCGGCGCGCCGGTCTGCTACGGGACGTTCACCAGCAACGTGGACATGAAATCAGGCTCTCCGGCCTTCGGCACACCTGCGCATTTCCAAGCGTCACTCGCCGCGGGCCAGATGGCACGGCTCACCGGTCTGCCATGGCGCTCCGCTGCAGGGTCTGCATCCAATTTGAACGATGTGCAGGCGGCGAATGAAAACCAGATGGGGCTTTGGGGCTGCCTGATGGCCGGTGCCAGCGTGATCATCCACTCCGCAGGCTGGCTTGAAGGCGGGCTGAGCGTCTCTTACGAGAAACTGGTCACCGATGCAGAGGTCCTCAATATGATCGCGGAACTATGCGCCGGTGCCAAAGCCGGTACGGAAGAGATCGGATTGGACGCGCTGCAACAGGTCGAACCAAGCGGCCACTTCTTTGCAGCGGACCAGACCATGGGACGCTACAGAACCGAATTCTACGAGCCTATCGTGCATGATTACGCAAACTTCGGCACATGGACCGACCGAGGCGCGCAGGATGCCAATACCCGCGCTACATCGGTCTGGCAGGATATTCTTACTCGCGGTACAGGACCTTCGGTAGATGCGGCCCGACTTTCGGAGTTGCAAGCCTATGTCGCCACGCGCACGTCTGCGGGCGGCGCACCGCCGGAGAGTTGA
- a CDS encoding GcvT family protein encodes MKSHYRAVVIGGGVVGTSVLYHLAKLGWKDVLLIERSVLTAGSSWHAAGGIHALNADPNIAALQAYTIDLLPEIEKESGQSIGLHMTGGMTLAGTPDRWEWLQSAYRTFQSIGIDDCRLITPEEAGELCPIMSTDGILGGMWADREGYVDTTGTVHAYAGAAKKHGAEIVENNRVLELNQTDSGWEVVTEKGTIQTEHVINAAGLWAKQVGRMAGIELPVSPLNHHYLISDTIPELEQLDFEVPMTVDLEGFTYMRQDQKGILLGIYEVDHEHWMVDGAPWEYGFELQKEDTDRIEKELIMGFERYPALQEVGVKTWVNGAFTFSPDGNPLVGPVQGKPGYWCACAVMAGFLQGGGVGKSLAEWMIHGEPEADVFGMDVSRYGDFAQNKRFIKETTGQFYSRRFIMTYPNEQLPAGRPLKMAPAYSDMTAAGCRWGASYGLELPLYFAPQGFEETPSLRRSNAFDIVAEESRAVRRDVGLLDISGFSRFEVTGPDAAKWLDRVMACKLPGPGRARLAPMLSEEGKLKGDLTVFNWGDGTWWIMGSYYLRDWHKRWFADHMTGDVKLRDISDATVGFSLSGPNSTKVLERVTDGPVNLPFMGCGTMDVGLIRARVGRLSVTGELGYEIHCSAAEHIGLRKLLLAAGADLGIREIGFNALLSLRLEKSFGIWNAEFTQGYTAAETGMDRWIDWTKEDFIGRKAAVAERDGNGPVKRLVTLEVAADGADASGYEPVWNGDTRVGFVTSGGYGHTMGKSYALALVNTEQAAEGTDLSVHIVGVERTAKVIAPSPYDPSGKAMRA; translated from the coding sequence ATGAAATCTCATTACCGTGCAGTCGTGATCGGTGGCGGCGTTGTCGGGACGTCGGTGTTGTACCACTTGGCGAAACTTGGCTGGAAGGACGTGCTACTGATCGAGCGTTCAGTCCTGACAGCAGGCTCCAGCTGGCATGCGGCAGGCGGCATCCACGCCCTGAACGCGGACCCGAACATCGCAGCCCTTCAGGCTTATACAATCGACCTGCTGCCCGAGATCGAGAAAGAATCCGGTCAGTCCATCGGTCTCCACATGACGGGCGGCATGACCCTTGCCGGAACACCGGACCGCTGGGAATGGTTGCAATCGGCCTACCGGACATTCCAGTCCATCGGCATCGACGACTGCCGGCTCATCACCCCCGAAGAAGCCGGAGAGCTTTGTCCGATCATGTCAACGGACGGCATTTTGGGCGGCATGTGGGCGGACCGCGAAGGCTACGTCGATACGACGGGCACCGTGCACGCCTATGCCGGAGCGGCAAAGAAACACGGGGCCGAGATCGTTGAGAACAACCGCGTGCTTGAGCTGAACCAGACAGACAGCGGCTGGGAGGTGGTGACCGAAAAGGGCACCATCCAGACCGAACATGTGATTAACGCTGCGGGGCTTTGGGCCAAACAGGTCGGGCGCATGGCGGGGATCGAATTGCCGGTCTCCCCGCTCAACCACCACTATCTGATTTCCGACACCATCCCCGAACTGGAACAACTGGATTTCGAAGTGCCCATGACAGTGGACCTCGAAGGGTTCACCTATATGCGGCAGGACCAGAAGGGCATCTTGCTGGGAATATACGAAGTGGATCACGAACACTGGATGGTTGACGGCGCGCCTTGGGAATATGGCTTCGAGCTGCAAAAAGAAGACACTGACCGCATCGAAAAAGAACTGATTATGGGGTTTGAACGCTATCCCGCCTTGCAAGAGGTCGGCGTTAAGACATGGGTCAACGGGGCCTTCACCTTCTCGCCGGATGGGAACCCGCTTGTGGGCCCCGTTCAGGGCAAACCCGGCTATTGGTGCGCTTGTGCGGTGATGGCAGGCTTCCTTCAGGGCGGTGGCGTCGGCAAATCGCTGGCCGAATGGATGATACACGGAGAGCCCGAGGCAGATGTCTTTGGCATGGACGTGTCCCGCTACGGTGATTTTGCCCAGAACAAACGGTTCATCAAGGAAACCACCGGCCAGTTCTATTCGCGCCGGTTCATCATGACCTATCCCAATGAACAGTTGCCTGCAGGCCGCCCGCTGAAAATGGCACCCGCCTATAGTGACATGACCGCAGCGGGATGCCGCTGGGGTGCAAGTTACGGGTTGGAGTTGCCGCTTTACTTCGCACCGCAAGGATTTGAAGAAACCCCATCCCTGCGCCGCTCGAATGCGTTCGATATCGTTGCCGAGGAATCCCGCGCCGTCCGGCGGGATGTTGGCCTGCTCGACATCTCCGGCTTCTCCCGCTTCGAAGTCACAGGGCCAGACGCCGCCAAGTGGCTCGACCGCGTTATGGCCTGCAAACTCCCCGGACCGGGCCGCGCACGTCTGGCTCCCATGCTGTCTGAGGAAGGCAAATTGAAAGGCGACCTTACTGTTTTCAATTGGGGGGATGGGACGTGGTGGATCATGGGCTCCTACTACCTGCGGGACTGGCACAAACGCTGGTTTGCGGATCACATGACCGGCGACGTCAAGCTGCGCGATATTTCCGATGCGACGGTGGGTTTCTCCCTCTCGGGGCCGAACAGCACAAAGGTGCTGGAACGGGTCACTGACGGGCCGGTAAACCTCCCGTTCATGGGGTGCGGTACAATGGACGTCGGGCTGATCCGCGCCAGAGTCGGCCGCCTTTCCGTCACAGGCGAGCTTGGCTACGAAATCCATTGCAGCGCTGCCGAACATATCGGCCTGCGCAAACTGCTGTTGGCAGCAGGCGCGGATCTGGGGATCAGGGAAATCGGCTTTAATGCGCTCTTGTCTTTGCGGCTTGAGAAGAGCTTTGGCATCTGGAATGCGGAGTTTACCCAAGGCTACACCGCAGCCGAAACCGGCATGGACCGCTGGATAGACTGGACCAAAGAGGACTTTATCGGGCGCAAGGCCGCAGTGGCAGAACGCGATGGCAATGGTCCGGTCAAACGATTGGTCACGCTTGAGGTTGCCGCAGACGGTGCCGATGCCAGCGGCTATGAGCCGGTCTGGAACGGGGATACCCGCGTGGGCTTTGTCACATCGGGCGGATATGGTCACACAATGGGCAAATCCTATGCGTTGGCGCTTGTGAATACCGAACAGGCAGCAGAAGGCACCGACCTTTCGGTTCATATCGTCGGCGTGGAGCGGACAGCCAAAGTCATCGCCCCCTCGCCTTACGATCCCTCCGGCAAAGCGATGCGGGCCTGA
- a CDS encoding thiamine pyrophosphate-binding protein, with protein MSATTHVYQSIARATHEQGVETMFGLMGDANLFMVDSFVRDCGGRFVPAAHEGSSVLMALAYAHVSGKVGVATVTHGPALTNCMTALTEAARGHVPMVLLAGDTPTDNPRHLQSIDQRELVKTTGAGFEQLRTPETVGKDVARAFYRAQVERRPIVLNMPADFMWQETEHDTQVLNVFTAPGGVAEGDTLDNAIGMIASARRPLVLAGAGAVAARAELIALADRLQAPLATTLKAKGLFNGHPHNIDIFGTLSTPAAYELIAQADCIVCFGTALHDFTTDRGKLMKDKRIVQVDIEPAAIGGGLHPDAALIADAGLTAQTIVYWLDTAEVVGSGWTQELEAGTLNVHPAGKEAAAEGFVNFTYALDRLEEALPRDRVLVTDGGRFMTEVWCRVSAPDPQSFVCTVNFGSIGLGLQEAIGAGLAAPDRPVVMFTGDGGFMMGGINEFNTAVRLGLDLIVIVANDSAYGAEHIQFIDRKMDPSLTEFHWPSFAEVATSLGGKGYEVRSSAELDTALAALEGRSGPVLIDLRLDPHDVPRMRA; from the coding sequence ATGAGCGCCACAACCCACGTCTATCAGTCTATCGCCCGCGCCACCCACGAACAGGGGGTAGAGACGATGTTCGGACTGATGGGGGATGCGAACCTGTTTATGGTCGACAGCTTTGTGCGCGACTGCGGTGGACGGTTTGTGCCTGCGGCGCATGAGGGGAGTTCGGTCTTGATGGCGCTCGCGTATGCGCATGTGTCTGGCAAGGTGGGGGTCGCCACCGTGACCCACGGTCCGGCGCTCACAAATTGTATGACAGCGCTGACGGAGGCGGCCCGCGGCCACGTACCGATGGTTTTGCTGGCGGGTGACACGCCTACAGACAATCCGCGCCACCTGCAAAGCATTGATCAGCGCGAACTGGTCAAGACGACCGGTGCCGGGTTCGAGCAGCTGCGCACGCCCGAGACGGTAGGCAAAGACGTGGCCCGCGCCTTTTACCGTGCACAGGTGGAGCGCCGCCCGATTGTGCTGAATATGCCTGCCGACTTTATGTGGCAGGAGACCGAGCATGATACACAGGTGCTGAATGTCTTTACCGCCCCCGGCGGCGTGGCAGAAGGCGATACGCTGGACAATGCCATTGGTATGATTGCATCAGCGCGGCGTCCTTTGGTTCTTGCCGGTGCGGGTGCAGTGGCTGCGCGCGCGGAGTTGATCGCGTTGGCGGACCGGTTGCAGGCCCCGCTGGCGACAACCCTCAAGGCCAAGGGGCTATTCAACGGACATCCCCACAACATTGATATCTTCGGCACACTTTCCACGCCTGCAGCCTACGAGCTGATTGCACAGGCTGATTGCATCGTTTGCTTCGGAACCGCGTTGCATGATTTCACGACCGACCGTGGTAAGCTGATGAAGGACAAACGGATCGTGCAGGTGGATATTGAGCCTGCCGCGATTGGCGGGGGGCTGCATCCTGATGCGGCATTGATTGCGGATGCAGGGCTGACAGCGCAGACAATTGTCTATTGGCTTGACACCGCCGAAGTCGTCGGCAGCGGTTGGACGCAAGAATTGGAGGCTGGTACATTAAATGTGCACCCCGCAGGCAAGGAAGCCGCAGCCGAAGGGTTTGTGAATTTTACCTATGCGCTGGACCGTCTGGAGGAAGCCCTGCCACGTGATCGTGTTCTGGTAACTGATGGGGGCCGGTTCATGACCGAAGTCTGGTGCCGCGTGTCCGCACCCGACCCGCAAAGCTTTGTCTGCACCGTCAACTTTGGCTCGATCGGGCTGGGGCTTCAGGAAGCGATTGGTGCGGGGCTTGCCGCACCGGACAGGCCGGTTGTCATGTTCACCGGTGATGGTGGGTTCATGATGGGTGGGATCAACGAATTTAACACTGCCGTGCGCTTGGGGCTCGACCTGATCGTGATTGTGGCCAACGATTCAGCATATGGTGCCGAGCATATCCAGTTCATCGACCGCAAGATGGACCCGAGCCTGACAGAGTTTCATTGGCCGTCATTTGCAGAGGTTGCGACATCGCTTGGCGGAAAAGGCTATGAGGTCCGTTCCAGTGCCGAGTTGGACACGGCCTTGGCGGCGCTCGAAGGGCGCAGCGGTCCGGTGTTGATCGACTTGCGACTTGATCCGCATGATGTCCCGCGCATGCGGGCCTGA
- the xth gene encoding exodeoxyribonuclease III, with protein sequence MKIATFNINGIKARIDALPNWLGTAQPDVVLLQEIKSVDDAFPVTLFEDMGYNVETHGQKSFNGVAILSKHPLEDVTRGLPGDDSDEQARYIEATVMGERDALRVCGLYLPNGNPAPGPKFDYKLAWMERLIARAKELLAEETPFLMTGDYNIIPQAEDAAKPDSWRDDALFRPEARAAWRKLVNLGLTEAFRARTQGPGHYSFWDYQAGAWNRNNGIRIDHFLLSPVCADWLRDCQIDRDVRAGEKPSDHVPVWVELDF encoded by the coding sequence ATGAAAATCGCGACCTTCAACATCAACGGTATCAAGGCACGCATTGATGCATTGCCGAATTGGCTCGGGACTGCCCAGCCAGATGTCGTGCTGCTGCAGGAAATCAAGTCTGTCGACGATGCATTTCCCGTCACCCTCTTTGAGGACATGGGCTATAACGTAGAGACCCACGGCCAGAAATCCTTTAACGGTGTGGCCATCCTTTCCAAGCATCCGCTTGAGGACGTCACACGCGGCCTGCCGGGTGATGATAGCGATGAACAGGCCCGCTATATCGAGGCGACCGTGATGGGCGAGCGGGATGCGCTGCGTGTGTGCGGACTGTACCTGCCGAACGGCAACCCGGCCCCCGGTCCCAAGTTTGACTACAAGCTGGCATGGATGGAGCGCCTGATCGCCCGGGCCAAGGAATTGCTGGCCGAAGAAACACCTTTCCTGATGACTGGCGACTACAACATCATTCCCCAAGCCGAAGATGCGGCAAAGCCCGACAGCTGGCGCGATGACGCATTGTTTCGCCCCGAAGCCCGCGCGGCATGGCGCAAGCTTGTTAATCTCGGCCTGACAGAGGCATTCCGTGCGCGGACCCAAGGGCCGGGGCACTATAGTTTCTGGGACTATCAAGCCGGCGCATGGAACCGCAACAACGGCATCCGGATTGACCACTTCCTGCTCAGCCCAGTCTGTGCCGACTGGCTGCGTGATTGCCAGATCGACCGCGATGTGCGCGCTGGCGAGAAACCGTCAGATCACGTCCCCGTCTGGGTCGAACTGGATTTCTGA
- a CDS encoding DUF6902 family protein — translation MTNIVTFRPAPRVDRTQNAAQLLAGLAQGRRTADDVFWLKENAEALNAINASGVALPPEALGVYAEFYDGIEEKVRFYPQYYRFFLSLCLDLEDLGMSGNKGRGLCRWAAAAGLADAELSDLQRAEARLLLARRNAADAPGEGALGDRLRQFMRRGDTFALPNRKAAYELTHIVFYLTDFGRNQIALGEEEVTSLEYTGVIAFLDQNYDLLAEVCLALSYIGQTPSPIWTQAVATAHGHIVPCIGEGAVTAKDAYHTYLVTGWMQATLSNSGFEADVPAGKLHFAAHGQAPSALRPLSECLADLGVLRSGDWDGMRGRVIPYLGAQSRNILQQAEASTDKFDRFFRGFARASGTFETRTG, via the coding sequence ATGACAAACATTGTGACATTTCGACCGGCCCCACGGGTCGACCGTACACAGAACGCAGCCCAGCTTTTGGCAGGTCTGGCACAGGGCCGACGCACCGCTGATGATGTCTTTTGGCTCAAGGAGAATGCGGAAGCCCTGAATGCAATCAATGCATCCGGAGTGGCGCTGCCGCCGGAGGCGCTGGGCGTCTATGCAGAATTCTATGACGGGATCGAAGAGAAGGTACGCTTTTATCCCCAATACTACCGGTTCTTTCTGTCGCTCTGTCTTGATCTGGAAGACCTTGGCATGTCGGGGAACAAGGGCAGGGGTCTGTGCCGCTGGGCAGCTGCGGCGGGTCTTGCGGATGCCGAACTGTCTGATTTGCAGCGGGCAGAGGCGCGACTGTTGCTGGCACGCAGGAATGCGGCAGATGCACCTGGTGAAGGGGCCTTAGGCGACAGGTTGCGGCAATTCATGCGCCGCGGTGACACGTTCGCATTGCCCAATAGAAAAGCGGCCTATGAGCTGACCCATATTGTCTTTTATCTTACCGACTTTGGCCGAAACCAGATCGCGTTGGGCGAAGAGGAAGTGACCAGCCTTGAATACACAGGCGTGATCGCGTTTCTTGACCAGAACTATGATCTGCTGGCCGAGGTTTGTCTGGCACTTTCCTACATCGGGCAGACCCCAAGCCCCATCTGGACCCAAGCCGTTGCGACAGCGCACGGCCATATTGTACCTTGCATTGGCGAGGGAGCGGTGACAGCCAAGGACGCCTATCACACTTATCTGGTGACTGGCTGGATGCAGGCCACGCTGTCAAATTCCGGGTTCGAAGCCGATGTGCCCGCCGGAAAGCTGCACTTCGCCGCTCATGGTCAAGCCCCCAGTGCGCTGCGCCCGTTGTCGGAATGCCTTGCGGATCTAGGGGTGTTGAGGAGCGGAGACTGGGACGGGATGCGGGGACGGGTCATCCCCTATCTGGGCGCGCAAAGCCGTAACATCCTGCAACAGGCAGAAGCCTCAACAGACAAGTTCGACAGGTTCTTTCGCGGATTTGCCCGAGCATCCGGCACGTTCGAAACCCGCACCGGATAA
- a CDS encoding HesB/IscA family protein, with protein MNLPPSVTPRAFERLAEIGAADQGKALRVAVEGGGCSGFQYEIDLDEPKEDDLVLEGDGQKVVVDSISLPFLANAVIDFSEELIGARFVIENPNATSACGCGTSFSM; from the coding sequence ATGAACCTGCCCCCATCCGTGACCCCCCGCGCCTTTGAGCGTTTGGCCGAAATCGGTGCCGCCGATCAGGGTAAGGCCCTGCGCGTTGCCGTTGAAGGCGGCGGATGCTCCGGCTTCCAGTATGAAATTGATCTGGACGAGCCGAAAGAGGACGATCTGGTGCTTGAGGGCGATGGACAGAAAGTTGTCGTCGACAGCATCTCGCTACCTTTTCTTGCAAACGCGGTAATCGATTTCTCCGAAGAGCTGATCGGTGCCCGCTTTGTGATCGAAAACCCCAACGCCACCTCTGCCTGTGGCTGTGGTACGTCCTTCTCGATGTAG